A genomic window from Methylorubrum extorquens includes:
- a CDS encoding PilZ domain-containing protein yields the protein MSRLAGFPIDAPPTPGQAGLIAVDEHTSIGCWVHDISAQDVEIVVPDTSVVPEVFMLTSSDQEAIKVCRTLWRTDEMIGARHR from the coding sequence ATGTCCAGGCTTGCAGGATTCCCAATCGACGCCCCGCCGACGCCCGGCCAAGCCGGGTTGATCGCAGTCGATGAACACACCTCGATTGGGTGCTGGGTCCACGATATCTCCGCGCAGGACGTCGAGATCGTCGTTCCGGACACCTCCGTTGTCCCGGAGGTGTTCATGCTGACATCCTCGGATCAGGAGGCCATCAAGGTATGCCGCACCTTGTGGCGGACCGATGAGATGATCGGCGCACGGCATCGGTAG